The following DNA comes from Pseudosulfitobacter pseudonitzschiae.
GGCTTTTGCTATTTCGTCACGGCACAAAGCCGGCCCTAGTCTTTGCTCTGACTATTGTCGTTGGGAAAAAGCCCGTCCGGTTCGATCCCCCGCTTTTCAGCGCTGGCGCGAACGGCATCTTGCAGGGCTCTGCTGCGGCTCAGCAGCCGCCGAAAGCGCGCCTCATCCAGCACAAGAAGCGTCGACGGTACGATGGCGCGCACCTCGACACGGCCAACTCTTTTCAGCAAGATCGCCATCTGGCCAAACATCTCGCCGCGTCCCAATCGCCATGTCTGCCCCGCTGATGCCAGTTCGACCGCACCGGACGCGATAAAGAAGACGCTTTTGGCCAAAGTATCCTTGCGGACAATGATATCACCTTCATTGACGTAACGGGTTTGAAACGCCCGCCCAAGCCGCCTGAGCGCGGCATCGTCGAGACCCTGAAACAATGGAAGCTGCCCCACCAGCTCAATCCGCCGAAGCGCGATGTCAAGGCGCGGGCGTTCCTCGGCGGCGGCGCGGCGCGCGACAAGATCTTCCATCAGCTTGGTATAGACTTCGGCACCGATCAGCCCGTCCTCGCGCATGGTGGTATATTCGCGCTCTTCCAACCGTAGGGCCGTGCGGCGAATGAAACGCCGTTCCAGCTCTTCGGCGTAGCCGGGGTATTGCAACCGCAAACCTTCAAGTGCGGTCGAGACGGCTTCGATCCGGCGTGCCAGAAGTTCGTGCAAAAGATCGGCCAACCGACGGCCGTGAATGCGGCGGATGCGGCCATCAATAAAAGCACCCAGATCGCGCAAGACCAGACGTTGCGACAACAGCAGCTCGAACCGGTCTGCTGTCATGCGCACCAGCGGGCCGGAAATTCGCAACCTGCTGTGCATCACGCCCGCAGCCCTAAACCCGCGACCATAGGCAACGCTGCGACGTCCGGCACGTTGGTAACCACTGCGCCCGCCAGACCGCGCGCCTTCGATCAGACGGTCGGCATCCGACAACACCTGTTCCGCCATCCGCGCCGAAATCGTGCGTTCGCGCACCCGCGACAGGATGGTGTCACGTTCGTGACCGGCCAGCGCGATCAGACCCAATGTCACCCTGTCACGGTCAAGGATGTCGACACTGTCTTCGGCGCTGTGCACAGCTTGCTCCAGCCTGTCACCGAACCGCTTTGCTTCCGAGCGGACGATTTCATGGCTCAGGTCATAGTTCTCGGTCGTGCGGGCCACATCCTCGCGCACGGTTTGCAGGGCCACGGCGACCACCTGCCGCGAAAGCGCTTCGTCGATCGGAGACAACCGGTCCAGCCCAAGCCGCCGGATGACCCAGCGCAGCGTTGTCCCCTGCAAAATCAGGGTGAAAAGTGTAAAGCCGGTGGCCAGAATACCCACCACACGCTGAATCCCGTCGGGCACTCGAAAGCTCTCGGTGACGGCAAGTGCCAGCGCCAGCGTCACCGCACCACGCAATCCACCCCAAAGAATGGCAATCCGGTATGGCCGGTCCACCGAGGGCGAAACGCGCAGCATTGTCAGCAGCGGCAGCAACCCGAACAAGACCACCACCCGCGCGGCAATGGCAGCAAGGACAACAACGCCGACCAGCACAAAATCCCCGATCCGCACTTCTTCTAGAAGCCGTGGAATCAACAGGGCGGCAAGGATAAAAATCAGCGCTCCCGCCCAATGCGCCAGCACTTCCCAAATCTCGCGCAGGTTCGCCCATGCCTGCGGTGGCAATCGCCCCGGCCCCGTCAGGTTCAAGGTCAGCCCCGCCGCGACAACGGCAATCACACCCGACGCACCCACGCTTTGCTCTGCCCCGATATAGGCAAGATAGGGCAGCGCCACGGAAATAGAGATCTGGGCGAGTTCGTATCGCGCAAAGGACGCCATCAACCAGACCGCCACCTTTGCCGCAAGCCAGCCGGTAAAGGCACCGCCTGCAATCAGAAGCGGAAAGCGGGCCAGCGCCTGACCAAGATTGGGATCGGGCAGGCCCAACATCACGAAGCCCATGAACAGGCCAAAAAGTGCGATGGCGGCGGCGTCGTTCAACAGGCTCTCGCCTTCGATGATGCGAGCAAGACGGCGGGGTGCCGAAATCGACCGGAAAATCGTGACAACGGCAGAAGGGTCGGTCGTGGACACAATGGCGCCAATCAGCAGGCAGGCCGCCAGCGGCAAGGCACTGGCCCAAGACAGTGCATATCCCACAGTAAATGTCGCCACGACCACGGCGACAATGGCCAGCATCAGGATCGGCACCCAGTCATCAAGCATCCGGCGCAGATTCATCCCCAATGTCGCCTGAAACAGCAGGGTCGGCAAAAAGACGTACAGAAACACATTGGACCGGATCGGCAACCCGAGGATTGCCTCGGCCACAGGGTTCAGCGCGTCCGTCAATTCGGTTCGCAGGAAAAAGATCGCACCAACGCCGATCAAGATGCCCAGAACGGCGAGGATCACGGTGTACGGCAGCCGCAAACGCGCCGCCAACGGCTCTGCCACCCCTATGATAAGGAACAGCGATGCAATGATGGTTGTTATCAGTACGATGTCCATAGCATTGAAATAGCACAATGATCCTTGAGCGCATGCGCAAATTCGAAATTCGGGACGTTTGCGCGGTCGCGATTTGGCACAGGCTGCCGCATCAACTGCATTCACCGCCCAAAGCTTAGCGTCATGATTTCAAAAGGAAGTCCCAAGATCAAAACCCCGCTTAACCGCCACCAGTTCGAAACCGCGCGATTGGCATCGCCAACCAGAAGGGATCGGTGCCCTGCGACACCTTTACATGAATTGAACCCACTGAATACGTAGGATTTTTTTATTGAAAATACTAATGCACCGCGCTGCTCCACGTAAACCGTGCGGCCAAGTTATACACAGAGTTTAAAATCACGTTTTATTGCAGACACACAGGACCAAGCCACGCCCGACAAGCGCGACTAAAAACGCGCGTCAGCGGCGATAGCACTTTGATTTTTTTACAAAACCAGCTGGCGTACAAACATAGCCGTCGACACCTGCGGTAAGCACCGCATCTTTGGGCAAGAGAACCTGACTTGCTGTTGCGCTGAATGCTGCGCCAAAATTGGCGTGTTACCTGTTCTGCCAGAACCACTCTCCTCTAAAACCGGGGCCGCGTCTAAATTGACGAACCTCTTTATGTAGTCGGTTTTATGCAAAGAGATTCTTAACGGTCAAG
Coding sequences within:
- a CDS encoding cation:proton antiporter is translated as MDIVLITTIIASLFLIIGVAEPLAARLRLPYTVILAVLGILIGVGAIFFLRTELTDALNPVAEAILGLPIRSNVFLYVFLPTLLFQATLGMNLRRMLDDWVPILMLAIVAVVVATFTVGYALSWASALPLAACLLIGAIVSTTDPSAVVTIFRSISAPRRLARIIEGESLLNDAAAIALFGLFMGFVMLGLPDPNLGQALARFPLLIAGGAFTGWLAAKVAVWLMASFARYELAQISISVALPYLAYIGAEQSVGASGVIAVVAAGLTLNLTGPGRLPPQAWANLREIWEVLAHWAGALIFILAALLIPRLLEEVRIGDFVLVGVVVLAAIAARVVVLFGLLPLLTMLRVSPSVDRPYRIAILWGGLRGAVTLALALAVTESFRVPDGIQRVVGILATGFTLFTLILQGTTLRWVIRRLGLDRLSPIDEALSRQVVAVALQTVREDVARTTENYDLSHEIVRSEAKRFGDRLEQAVHSAEDSVDILDRDRVTLGLIALAGHERDTILSRVRERTISARMAEQVLSDADRLIEGARSGGRSGYQRAGRRSVAYGRGFRAAGVMHSRLRISGPLVRMTADRFELLLSQRLVLRDLGAFIDGRIRRIHGRRLADLLHELLARRIEAVSTALEGLRLQYPGYAEELERRFIRRTALRLEEREYTTMREDGLIGAEVYTKLMEDLVARRAAAEERPRLDIALRRIELVGQLPLFQGLDDAALRRLGRAFQTRYVNEGDIIVRKDTLAKSVFFIASGAVELASAGQTWRLGRGEMFGQMAILLKRVGRVEVRAIVPSTLLVLDEARFRRLLSRSRALQDAVRASAEKRGIEPDGLFPNDNSQSKD